Within Staphylococcus sp. NRL 16/872, the genomic segment TCCACAATCTCTAACTGGCTAAAAGAAATTAAATATCCTAGAATTTCAAAAATACAAGAATTAGCCAATTACTTTAATGTACCTAAATCTAGAATCACAGAAGATAAAAGTTTACAACAAGATACAATGGCTGCTCATTTCGATAAAGACGGCCTAACAGAAGAAGAAATCGAAGAAGTAAACAGATTTATTGAATGGGTTAAAAATAGAGATAAATAAAAAACAAGTCTACATAAGCAGACTTGTAAGGAGTAAAAACAGTGAGCAAATATAATAACGGTTCAACTAGGTCATTAGGTAAACCTAGTAAAACAAAAGGGACTAGAAAACCGCCAGGAAACAAATAATTTACATCTCTATAAAATATATTTGGATTTTTTCGGTTACGTTTATTAGAACTTTAGGTTCATTATCACATTGTTGTGACCATTTGACTATGTCTTCAAATGTTTTAAGCATAGGCTCATTGTCGAAAGGTTCAATAATCAATTCGTTAGGTTCATTATAATGAGTATTCAAATTTGTGACATATCCACAATTTATTAAATTTTTATCAAAATCGAAAATATACGCAACTGTATCATTTGGATTATTAAATACAATTTCTCTAACAGGTTCTGCATACTGATAAGCTAATCCACTCCCATTTCTAGAATCATTTATAGATTTTCTAATCTTTTCTAAAATTGTTAGTGGAATTAAAAACGGATAAATTGTAGATGAAATTAAAGCTATTATAAGACTTAATAAAATTGAAATTTGAAGATTAAAGAAATTACTGAGTATTAGTATTAGCGAAAAAAGAATAATAAAATTTAATATTGATAGTAATACGTTATAAAATACTTTATCTTGATTGTCATATACTTTAATTTTCCCCATTTTATTAAGTAAAAGAAATGAGAGAAAACCAAGTCCTCCAGATGAAATAAGTACACTTAAAAACGGCACGTCTAGAGTATTCAAAGATCCACCTACTTTTTTATTTATTATACCACAATTAATACCAGGTACTAAAGAGAGGATGATTTTTTGGGGTTATTTGAAGAATTATGTATAAAAAACGACTGGATAGAAATAGAAGAAACTAATCGTTTACCTAAATTTCAACCCGGTTTTTATATGAATGGGAAAATTTACATCAATAGCAATCTATCAGAAACACGCAAAGCCGAAGTGCTATACGAAGAACTCGCACATCACAAACTTACATATGGGAATATCTTAGATCAATCTAAAGACATAAATCGCATATTTGAAAACTACGTTAGGCGTCACGGGTACGAGGCAGCACTTCCCCTACGCATTATTGTGGAGGCGTACAACTACGGTGTAAGTAACTTATATGAACTATCACAATATGTTCAATTAAGTGAAAGGTACATAGTGGAGATACTGGAACATTACAAAAATAAATATGGTATTGGAACTAACTACGCCAATTACTCTATTACTTTTGAGCCGTTGAGAGTGTATAAGTTGCATAGAGTAGATTAATAAGCGACCTAGCGACGCTTTAATATAAATTTATAAAGGAGAAATATAGTGAAAATAATTAATTATCAAGTTAAACTGAGAAAAATTTTTTATACTGTGAGAACTAACAAAGGTAATGTTTTTAGAAAGTCACGTCCTAAAAAAGAAAGTATTCTAAAAACACGCAGAAAATTACAAAAATACGCCCGTGAAATTGATGAAAAAAGAAGAAAATCATAACTTATATTATTAATTTCAACTAAGAAAATGTAACATTAGGAGTTGCTATTTATGAAAGAAACATATGAAGCCATAATCGTGACTATAAGTTTGATAATTGTATTTTTAGTGGCACTTATGCTTACTGGCTAATAATGATAATTGGAAGATATTAGAAAGAATAGAAGAGTATAACTCTATGATTAACCCAGTCCTAGTGGCGGTTTTATGTAAATAAAGGAGGTTGAGGTATGGAGTACGAAGATATACTATCATCTTTTAAAGATGGTTATTTAGAAGAATTACAAACAAATTATGATTTTTTAGACAACAATGAACTAAAGAATTTCCCCTTTTATAAATCCTTAAATTATTTAGGGATCAAAATTATAAATACCGGAAAGTTAAATACATCTTCCCAATTTATTGTTTTAATTACTAACAATATCGAAAATGAATATTTAGATATTAGTAATGACATTACTAAAAGTTTGAAGAGAATTGCAGCTGAACACACCGACCATAATGACAAAATGGGAATTGAGATACTTAAAGAAATTTATCCAAATTTAGACCTAGCAAAGAAGCCTTATTATTATATAACGTATGATCCTAAAATCTTTATTGATCCGAATACGTTTAATCACAATGGTAAAACAGAAGTCCGAAAACAATATCAAAACATTAAGGACAATAAAAATACACTTATTAAAAATAACGAAAAACCTATAATTAACCCATTCTCATTTTTAGATTTTGATTCCTTAATAGTAAAAGTTGATGACAAAGATTTTAGCTACCAAATGAATGAAGCAAAAACGTGTTACGAGAATCAATTATATCTAGCTGCATGTTGTACTTTTTCGGTATGCTTAGAAACTGTTTTAATGTTAATACTCGAAAAGCATAATTTAAAAGTAAATGACGATAGTACAATGCTTAATAAAATCGGTGAAACCTTAAGAAGTGAAGATATAATTTCTAAAAGAGCAAATAATAGATTGTTGATTACTTATTCAGTAAGAAACGCAACTTCTCATACAAATAAAAACAAAGTCATTCAAAACGATTGTGAATGGATATTAAAAACGATTGAATTCTTCATTGACGAATATTTAGAAAACTAAAAATATTATTTTGGACTAACCTTTTTCAACTTATTCAATAGATTATAGTAATCTTTAGCAAAAGAATCTTTCGGCATTTCGTCCTCATGCCACAAATCGTAATTGTCTAATATGTTTGTTGACGTCGAAAGATGATTTAGTGAATACTTAATTAAACTCAAATCTTTATCGCTTAGTTCTATTTTCATATCATCACTCACTTTTTAGCTATTATAACATGTTTTTCGGGTAATCCACCTACCCTTATTATTTTTTAATTATTAAATCGAACATACGTTCTTCAAAGGAGGTGAAACCCCATAACCGAAACGGAAATAATATAGAAAGGATGGATTTTATGTCTGTTAAAAAGATTAAGGGCACTTGGACTTATGATTTCCAATATGAAGGAAAGCGATACAGAAAAAGAGGGTTTAGAACTAAAAAAGATGCTATACAAGCTGAAAGAGAGTTATACATTGATCTAAGTAAAGGTGGTCAATTAGCAAACGATATAACCTTTATAGAATACTTTGAAAGATGGATTAAAGTAAATAAAGTAGATAGAGTATCTCAATCCACACTAAATAGATATTATAGTGCTTTAAATGTGTTTGAAGAAAAGTTCGGCTCTATTCTCATTAAAGATGTCAGCCAATTAGGTTACAGAGAAATGCTTAAAGAATATGCTGAAGGTATGTTTTTAGGTGGTCGTAAAGAAGGTAGAACAAAAGAAAGTGTAAAAAAACTTAATAATTGTTTCTCTCAAGCTTTTAAAGACGCATTAAATGAAAGACTCATCTATAAAGATCCTACTTGGAATGCGCCAATTTATGAGAAAAAAGCAGCAATGAGTGAAAAACAAAAATATTTATCTTTAAAAGATTATCAATTATTAAAACAAACCGCTTCTACTAAATCACATTTATCTTATCTAGCAATTTATATATTGATAGCAACTGGTGCTAGATTTAGTGAAGTTCAGAAACTCAAAAGAGTAGATATTAATAGAAGTCAAAATACTATCCATTTGAGAGGGACTAAAACTAAATCAGCGGACCGTCATGTAGCGATTACTTCTAAAGATATGAAACATATCATAGATGTGATAAATTCTAAACCACTTCATAAAGACGGTTATATATTTAACACTGGTATTTCACTCATTACTAACAAAGCAGTAACTACTGCTATGAGAAACATATTGGCCAAAAACGAATTGAAAAGCGATTATGGACTTCACTCTCTAAGACACACGCACGCTTCAATGTTATTAGGTCATGGTTTTAGTATACAATATGTTAGTAAGAGATTGGGTCATGCAAACATAGAAATTACATGGCGAGTATATAGCCACTTACTTGATGAGATGAAATCACAAGAAGATGAAATGTTAGATTCAAAACTCTCTTTTTTCTAAAACCGACAACAAGTCGACAACGAAGTGCTTAAAAACCCTTATTTAAAGGTAACAGACAATCCCTCCGTTTCCGTTCATTAGTAAAAATCGATAAAATTTTGTTAATGCAAATCACTTAAGAACGTTGATATATCAACGTTCTTTTGTTTTTCTTAAAAATCTAAAAAAGTCTGTTTTTAATTTTTTTGTCAACAAGTGGACAACATTGACAATAAAAATCAAAAAGTTGTCCACTTTGTTGTCCACTTGTCCTCTGTATCCCTTGTCGCTCTAAAGGTGTAGGCATTAGCAATTTGTTCTAAAAACACAAAAACACCCGTCGTGATGGCACTGAACCCTTAAAACGGAAACTTAATAAAAACACTATGTTCTAGGCTGCTAATTCTCTGTATTTTACAGGGGATAAGTAGCCTAATTTTTGTTGAATTCGATTATTATTTTAGTTTTTAATGTACTTTTCGACAATATCTATTACAATGTGATTAGAGCTATTAAGCTTATTATTGATGTAGAAAGTTTCAGACTTTAGCGAGGAATGGAAACTTTCTATCGGGGCGTTATCAGCAGTTGTTCCCTTTCGGGACATACTTCTGATAATGCCTTTTTCTTCGCATAATTGATAATAAGCATAAGATGTATAAATACTGCCTTGATCACCATGTAATATACAACCCTCAGGTATATTAATTTGATTTAATGTATCATTAACTAAACATTGGTCTTGTTTATCATCTATTTTATATGCCACAATTTCTCCATTATAAATATCCATTATCGAAGATAACTACAACATAGAATTGCCAAATGGTAAATAAGTAATATCAGCTGTTAATACTTCCATGGGACAACTCGCTTTAAATTGTCTTTGTAATAAATTGTCTGTTTTATCATACGGTTTACCTATTCTTGTCGTCTTTTTAGGTCTAACTCGGCAGTTCAAATGATGCTTCTGCATAATTCTCTGTACTCTCTTATGATTAATTGGTGATGTAAAATATTGGTTAATCAATGCTGTAATCTTACGATAACCGTAGGTATAGTGATTAGCTTCACATAATTCAATGACTTTTTGTGTTACGGTATCATTTTTATGGGATTTGTTTTTCCATCGGTAATATGTTGATTTAGGTATGTTCAATACTTCTAGTATCAATTTGATTGAATATTTTACTTCTAATTGATCCACTAAATCAATGATCACTGTTGGTACCACTTCCTTTCCAATACCTTGTACTTTTTTAAAATATCCAATTCTATATCTTTTCTCTTATTTTCTAATTTTAATTGTTCTACTTCTGATAGTTCTTCCAACCCTTTACCGTAGGTATATTGTTTACCAACGTGTTGTGAAAATCTATAACTTTCCCCATTTCGATACCATCGCCACCAAGTTTGCACTTGTGTTTTATTTCTAATATTTAATTCTTTCATAATTTCTTTTGTCGAAACCCCATCTGCTTTCATTTCAACTGCTTTATTCTTTGTTTCTACTGAATAAGACACTCTTTTCATAGAAAAAACACCTCCGTTTGATTCATTTTGATGTGCACCCCAAAAGTTAGAGTTAAAATCTAATTTTATGGGGTGCGTTTTTTATGGGTAAACACTACAAATATGAAATCAAATACAAAATAGTCCTAGAATATTTACAAGGTGAATTAAGTTATAAAAGATTGGCAGAAAAATATAATCTATCTAATGAATCCTTGATAAAAATATGGGTTAATCAATATTTGGAATTTGGACCCGAAGGGCTAGATAAAAAGCTACAGAAAAAAGTATATTCTAGAGATTTTAAGGTATCTGTTTTAAGATTTAGACAAGAAAATAAGTTATCTTACCGAGAAACAGCTAACCACTTTAAAATTTCTAATTCAGCTATGTTGGCCGCTTGGCAACGCAAATTTGATGAAGAAGGAATTCTTGGTTTAGATAACAAACAGAGAGGACGGCCTTCTAAAATGAAAAGAAAACAATCATCAATTAAACGAAACGACTCGCCATTAAAAGAAAGTGAACGTGAAGAATTAGAAAGACTTAGAAATGAAAATGAAATGTTGAAAGCAGGTATTGCTTATCAAAAAAAGTCACAAAGCTTGACCCAACGTTACGCAACCAAACATCCGAAAAAGTAAAAATTATTAAA encodes:
- a CDS encoding helix-turn-helix transcriptional regulator yields the protein MEYKSARKILSENLEQLMKENNITQVELSEAIGVSQSTISNWLKEIKYPRISKIQELANYFNVPKSRITEDKSLQQDTMAAHFDKDGLTEEEIEEVNRFIEWVKNRDK
- a CDS encoding ImmA/IrrE family metallo-endopeptidase, which produces MGLFEELCIKNDWIEIEETNRLPKFQPGFYMNGKIYINSNLSETRKAEVLYEELAHHKLTYGNILDQSKDINRIFENYVRRHGYEAALPLRIIVEAYNYGVSNLYELSQYVQLSERYIVEILEHYKNKYGIGTNYANYSITFEPLRVYKLHRVD
- a CDS encoding site-specific integrase gives rise to the protein MSVKKIKGTWTYDFQYEGKRYRKRGFRTKKDAIQAERELYIDLSKGGQLANDITFIEYFERWIKVNKVDRVSQSTLNRYYSALNVFEEKFGSILIKDVSQLGYREMLKEYAEGMFLGGRKEGRTKESVKKLNNCFSQAFKDALNERLIYKDPTWNAPIYEKKAAMSEKQKYLSLKDYQLLKQTASTKSHLSYLAIYILIATGARFSEVQKLKRVDINRSQNTIHLRGTKTKSADRHVAITSKDMKHIIDVINSKPLHKDGYIFNTGISLITNKAVTTAMRNILAKNELKSDYGLHSLRHTHASMLLGHGFSIQYVSKRLGHANIEITWRVYSHLLDEMKSQEDEMLDSKLSFF
- a CDS encoding transposase, which produces MGKHYKYEIKYKIVLEYLQGELSYKRLAEKYNLSNESLIKIWVNQYLEFGPEGLDKKLQKKVYSRDFKVSVLRFRQENKLSYRETANHFKISNSAMLAAWQRKFDEEGILGLDNKQRGRPSKMKRKQSSIKRNDSPLKESEREELERLRNENEMLKAGIAYQKKSQSLTQRYATKHPKK